One genomic window of Enoplosus armatus isolate fEnoArm2 chromosome 19, fEnoArm2.hap1, whole genome shotgun sequence includes the following:
- the LOC139302267 gene encoding chromogranin-A-like isoform X1 codes for MIGRGLFILTLLSSCVLSLPLIPSQLENEDVQVMKCIVEALADVLSRPQPMPVSQECLVTLKTDDRLVSILRHHNFLKELQEIAVQGGQEREMLQRDAATPDPTTQTPQTAGDVSDRSMLEALGGPGERSILSQKRRTGNGDGEGEKDESLGDREPQEDNDKAEEVQVKRGNDESPGSHASESAEWTEGMAEKREEEEEYEEKRANSEENSEEENMTKGMKGTGSGEKRDAPRNKSKEKKFDEEKDKRSALLSHKQKEEQKEEEDEGEVKRGSRESLKRWTKRGKVLPMKKKAVGKEAQQLNSQQEVPHHSKEFTEEEEEKKKKRDTQRSPEEKELQMIARRVPEERRGSEEEGSASRKSEEPEIESLAAIESELENVAQKLHELRRG; via the exons ATGATCGGGAGAGGACTGTTCATTCTGACACTACTGTCCAGCTGCG TTCTGTCATTGCCACTGATTCCAAGTCAGCTGGAGAATGAGGACGTACAG gtgaTGAAATGCATTGTGGAGGCGTTGGCAGATGTGCTATCGAGGCCCCAGCCCATGCCTGTCAGTCAGGAGTGTTTGGTCACACTGAAGACAG aTGACAGGCTTGTTTCTATCCTTCGCCATCATAACTTTctgaaggagctgcaggagatCGCTGTTCAAG GTggtcaagagagagagatgctgcagAGAGATGCTGCTACACCCGACCCAACAACACAAACCCCTCAGACTGCAGGCGATGTTTCTG ATCGATCCATGTTGGAGGCTTTAGGAGGCCCCGGAGAAAGATCCATCCTGTcccagaagaggaggacaggaaatggagacggagaaggagaaaaggatgAGAGCCTGGGAGACAGAGAGCCACAGGAGGACAATGACAAAGCTGAAGAGGTGCAAGTGAAGAGGGGAAATGATGAGAGCCCAGGAAGTCATGCCTCTGAGTCTGCGGAGTGGACTGAGGGAATGGctgaaaagagggaggaagaagaagaatatgaagagaagagagcaaATTCAGAGGAGAattcagaggaagaaaacatgaccaAGGGTATGAAAG GTACTGGATCTGGTGAAAAGAGAGATGCACccagaaacaaatcaaaagagaagaagtttgatgaagagaaagacaagagatcTGCACTTTTGTCACATAAACAAAAGGAGGaacagaaggaagaggaggatgaaggggaggtgaagagagggagTAGGGAGAGCCTAAAGCGATGGACAAAGAGGGGCAAGGTGTTACCTATGAAGAAGAAAGCAGTCGGAAAGGAGGCGCAGCAGCTCAACAGCCAGCAGGAAGTGCCACATCATTCGAAAGAgttcacagaggaagaggaggagaagaagaagaaaagagacacGCAGAGGAGTCcagaggagaaggagctgcAGATGATCGCTAGAAGGGtacctgaggagaggagagggtcagaggaagaggggagcGCCAGCCGGAAGTCAGAG GAGCCAGAGATTGAAAGCCTGGCAGCCATCGAGTCAGAGCTTGAAAACGTTGCCCAGAAACTCCATGAGCTGCGgcgaggctga
- the LOC139301975 gene encoding CCN family member 2-like — translation MSAGMKKMILLPFLCIMLSYMAAGQECSNQCSCPSTPPQCPPGVSLVLDGCGCCRVCAKQMGELCTEKDLCDPHKGLYCDFGAPINRRIGVCTAREGATCVFGGMVYKSGETFQSSCKYQCTCLDGAVGCVPLCSMDIRLPSPDCPMPRRVKVPGKCCEEWECDSFSFMGSALAAYREEETYGPDPSMMRENCLVQTTEWSACSKTCGLGISTRVTNDNRECRLEKQTRLCMVRPCESQLEQSIRKGKKCIRTPRLSKPMKFEISGCTTTKSYRPKFCGVCLDGRCCTPHRTTTLPMEFKCPDGQVMKKHMMFIKSCACHHNCPGENDIFESMYYKKMMGDMA, via the exons atgtctgctggaatgaagaaaatgattttGCTGCCTTTCTTGTGCATCATGCTCTCATACATG GCTGCAGGGCAGGAGTGCAGCAACCAGTGTTCGTGCCCCTCCACTCCCCCTCAGTGCCCCCCAGGAGTGAGCCTGGTGCTGGACGGCTGCGGCTGCTGCAGGGTGTGTGCCAAACAGATGGGGGAGCTCTGCACCGAGAAAGACCTCTGCGACCCACACAAAGGCCTCTACTGTGACTTCGGAGCCCCCATCAACAGACGCATAGGAGTTTGCACAG CTCGAGAGGGAGCCACCTGTGTGTTCGGAGGCATGGTGTACAAGAGCGGAGAGACTTTCCAGAGCAGCTGCAAGTACCAGTGTACCTGTCTGGACGGAGCTGTGGGCTGTGTCCCTCTTTGCTCCATGGACATCAGGCTGCCCAGCCCCGACTGCCCCATGCCGAGACGGGTCAAGGTGCCAGGGAAGTGCTGCGAGGAGTGGGAGTGTGATTCTTTCAGTTTCATGGGCTCTGCTTTGGCCG cctacagagaggaagagacctATGGCCCAGATCCCTCCATGATGAGGGAGAACTGCCTGGTTCAGACTACTGAATGGAGCGCCTGCTCTAAGACTTGTGGCCTTGGGATCTCCACCAGGGTCACCAATGATAACCGTGAATGCCGCCTGGAGAAACAGACCCGGTTGTGTATGGTGCGACCATGCGAGTCACAGCTGGAGCAGAGCATTAGG aaaggaaagaagtgCATCCGTACTCCCAGACTCTCCAAGCCCATGAAGTTTGAGATCTCTGGCTGCACCACCACCAAGTCCTACAGGCCAAAGTTCTGCGGCGTCTGCCTGGATGGCCGCTGCTGCACCCCCCACAGAACCACCACCCTGCCCATGGAGTTCAAATGCCCCGACGGACAGGTCATGAAGAAGCACATGATGTTCATCAAGTCCTGCGCCTGCCACCACAACTGCCCCGGAGAGAATGACATCTTCGAGTCCATGTATTACAAGAAGATGATGGGAGACATGGCATGA
- the LOC139302267 gene encoding chromogranin-A-like isoform X2 codes for MIGRGLFILTLLSSCVLSLPLIPSQLENEDVQVMKCIVEALADVLSRPQPMPVSQECLVTLKTDDRLVSILRHHNFLKELQEIAVQGGQEREMLQRDAATPDPTTQTPQTAGDVSDRSMLEALGGPGERSILSQKRRTGNGDGEGEKDESLGDREPQEDNDKAEEVQVKRGNDESPGSHASESAEWTEGMAEKREEEEEYEEKRANSEENSEEENMTKGTGSGEKRDAPRNKSKEKKFDEEKDKRSALLSHKQKEEQKEEEDEGEVKRGSRESLKRWTKRGKVLPMKKKAVGKEAQQLNSQQEVPHHSKEFTEEEEEKKKKRDTQRSPEEKELQMIARRVPEERRGSEEEGSASRKSEEPEIESLAAIESELENVAQKLHELRRG; via the exons ATGATCGGGAGAGGACTGTTCATTCTGACACTACTGTCCAGCTGCG TTCTGTCATTGCCACTGATTCCAAGTCAGCTGGAGAATGAGGACGTACAG gtgaTGAAATGCATTGTGGAGGCGTTGGCAGATGTGCTATCGAGGCCCCAGCCCATGCCTGTCAGTCAGGAGTGTTTGGTCACACTGAAGACAG aTGACAGGCTTGTTTCTATCCTTCGCCATCATAACTTTctgaaggagctgcaggagatCGCTGTTCAAG GTggtcaagagagagagatgctgcagAGAGATGCTGCTACACCCGACCCAACAACACAAACCCCTCAGACTGCAGGCGATGTTTCTG ATCGATCCATGTTGGAGGCTTTAGGAGGCCCCGGAGAAAGATCCATCCTGTcccagaagaggaggacaggaaatggagacggagaaggagaaaaggatgAGAGCCTGGGAGACAGAGAGCCACAGGAGGACAATGACAAAGCTGAAGAGGTGCAAGTGAAGAGGGGAAATGATGAGAGCCCAGGAAGTCATGCCTCTGAGTCTGCGGAGTGGACTGAGGGAATGGctgaaaagagggaggaagaagaagaatatgaagagaagagagcaaATTCAGAGGAGAattcagaggaagaaaacatgaccaAGG GTACTGGATCTGGTGAAAAGAGAGATGCACccagaaacaaatcaaaagagaagaagtttgatgaagagaaagacaagagatcTGCACTTTTGTCACATAAACAAAAGGAGGaacagaaggaagaggaggatgaaggggaggtgaagagagggagTAGGGAGAGCCTAAAGCGATGGACAAAGAGGGGCAAGGTGTTACCTATGAAGAAGAAAGCAGTCGGAAAGGAGGCGCAGCAGCTCAACAGCCAGCAGGAAGTGCCACATCATTCGAAAGAgttcacagaggaagaggaggagaagaagaagaaaagagacacGCAGAGGAGTCcagaggagaaggagctgcAGATGATCGCTAGAAGGGtacctgaggagaggagagggtcagaggaagaggggagcGCCAGCCGGAAGTCAGAG GAGCCAGAGATTGAAAGCCTGGCAGCCATCGAGTCAGAGCTTGAAAACGTTGCCCAGAAACTCCATGAGCTGCGgcgaggctga